The Rosa chinensis cultivar Old Blush chromosome 7, RchiOBHm-V2, whole genome shotgun sequence DNA segment AATCCCTAATGaagaacctcaaaatcctccagtagctcagcctagaagatcacagagagcaagaaaaccaacttatgggggggaagagagtgactacattatttatctgcaagaagcagaaattgaaatggattgtgcagaggacaatgatccaactacatttaatcaggccattgaaagtagtgaatctcatcaatggcagctagcaatggaagcagaaattgattccatgagccaaaatgcagtttgggaattagttgaacctgaccccaaacagaaacctataggttgtaaatgggttttaaaaaccaaaagagatgcaaatggcaatgtagagagacataaagcaagattagttgccaagggtttcacacagaaggagggcattgactatactgagactttttctccagtttctacaaaagactcgtttaggataatcatggctttagtggctcattttgatatggagctgcaccagatggatgttaaaacaactttcttgaatggtgaactagatgaagtgatttatatgaggcagccagaagggtttgtacaagctggaagtgaaaacttagtgtgcaagttaaaaaaatcaatttatggccttaaacaagcttctagacagtggtacaagaaatttgattagcaaattaccaataactacaatcTCAGCCCATTTATTACCAATAGCAGGCCTGTTTTTTTCTAATTCCCTTGCGGTACTGTAGCTAAATCCAAATTACCAAAATAACCTCTATAGACTTAATGTACTGGGCTTCAGTATCATTCGGAGGAATTGCAGATTTAATGTACTGAGCTTTAGTATCATTCTGACATACACAACTTGCAGTTCTTTCCAGTTTCTAGAGGCAATTCTAAATGATTAACTGATTGAATTGTTTGTATACACATAAAAGAGCAAACGTTATGTGACCTTGCaccatttttttgtttgtttgaaacTCAGTAATAAAATCGATCCATTAACATTAACCAATAAAGAAGACTTCAAAAAGCTTGCATCTCTGTCGATTTACTTTCATCAAAATCCTATCAACTCATAAACACAAATCCATATCTGCAAAAGATCAACATTTTGCTATTAATCTCacttaacaaaacaaaacgaTTCAAAATGATCAAATGTAAATCCTAATCCTAATCCAATCCAACCCATGGTCTTTGCTTGCCTTCAATTATCACATACTTTCGAATACCAGCTCTTGTCAAGGTGAAGAATCTCTCCACCATGGTTCTTCTCATGTTCTTCAATCGGTACATCCTTTTTGTCTTTTGTAGTAGCTTTCCTCTTTGCCATTTGCGATTAATCTGTGTATATGATAAATGCAAATATATGAGTACTGATCCTCAATAGTGTACTAACCctcaatttgattaaaaaaccaTTGTAGTTTATAAGAATACAAAAGATCTAATTAAAAGATCCTCACAGTTGCAGCAGATCAATGACCAGAatttcaagcaaaaaaaaaggaagactAACAATAGTAATAAGATCAAACATCCATAGAGTCTATAAGTAGACATAATTTCAATGACCCTTCCATAAAGTAAAGCTAACAAATCTGTCCAAAATTGCAAGCTCAACTGAACCGATAATAGATTTGAGTTGAATACCTCATGCAATCAAGCGAATGTACTCATGAAGCTAAACCTATTGATCCTCATATATAAACATCAAATGAGGTTGCAATACACATAGGGTTCTTGACCCTCAATAGcatactgaccctcaatacacATGGTTTTCTAAGTTCATTTATACCATTCACAATCTCAAACCTCTTAAATCAACCATCATATACATAAAGGCACATATGTCATCATTGCATATTAGAAACTTAAAGATGTCACTCAAAGAATGATCTTGACATGTTAATGAAGTAATCATTATGGAACATAAACTCGATACAATTCGGCACCATTTTGTATCCAAACATTTTAAGACCCCCTGTCTAAGTAACACCAACTGACTTACAACAACATTCTCCAACAGAGCATGTCAATTATGAAGATCACAAAAAAATAGAATGAATCAGCCTCTCTATTCTACAAAGCTCCAGCAACATCATCATACCAATTCGAAACACTCATAGTTATTCTCCTAACACAAGTTTGAGGACAATAAACAGAGTGTTAGTGAAATCATGAAGCTAAGGCTACTAACCCTCTGAAACTAAAGCTCATACAATTTCTTTTGTACTATTGAGTcacaaaattcatcattttccATCAGAACAGGCAAATCTCAgaaagctactgaccctcagaAACTAAAGTTAATGATCTTTAGAAGGTCCATAAAATCATAGCTTGCACATACTGCAGCATTTTAGTGCTATTGACTCTCAATAATCATAGATTGCACATATTGCAAGCATTTTAATGGTACTGAGTCTCAATAAGCTCATACAATTCATCATCAGTCACATAACATCAAGTTTCCCTGCTTAGCAACTCATCTCAATTGATACTGACCTCGCTCTTCGGTGGATTTGCAGGCTGAGAACAAACCCTAGCTTCATCGCGTTCCTTGCCGGTAGATTTGCAGGCCAAGACCAAAAAATAGGTTCTCCGTCTAGCTTCGCCGCCTAGCTTCACCATCTCGCTTCACCACCTTGCTTCTCCGATCTCATCGATGCCTCGCTTCTTTGCCCAGCTTCACCGCTTCGCTTCTCCGATCTCAATGCGAATCTAGATATTGATCTAGATCTcttctccccctctctctcattTACTATTCAAAATTCCAGTTTGAAtgagaatttcaaattcatcgtcttgattgattttgatcttgatCTCGACCTCAATCTAGATctgttatctctctctctctctctttctctctccatctccatctctatCTTTATCCGTCTCGTTATTGATTATATTCCTCTATTAATATGTTTAGGGACATTTTCGTCAGGAAATAGGCCGCACGGGGTTTGGGCCTTGCGCATGGGTCAGAAACAGTACCGCAAGAGAAATATAAAAAACAGGCCTGTTAATGATAAATACTAGACTAAAAGTGCAGTTAGTGGTAATTTGCtaaaatttgattatgtgatttctacttttggatttacagaaaatcttgttgattaGTGTGTTTActtgaagacagttgggaacaattttattttcctagTACTCTATGtcgatgatatacttttggctagcagtaacattaaactgCTTAAAGACACTAAGAAttttctgtcaaagaattttgacatgaaagactcaGGAGAAGCATcttatgtactaggtattgagattaaaagagatagggcacagagactacttggtttgtctcaacagaattatattaccaaagttttgaagagatttggtatggaaaagtgtgcagctggagaagttcccatgtccaaaggtgACAAGTTAACCAAGAAGTAGGGTCCtaatagtgatgttgaaaaggaaaatatggagtcaaagccttatgctagacttgtaggaagcctcatgtatgcacaagtctgcactaggccagacttgtcttttgcagtagggattttatcAAGATTTCAATCTAATTCAGGCCAtgagcattgggtagctgggaagaaagtgttgagatacttgcagagaactaaaagccacatgctagtttataggcaagtggaggatctgaaactcattggattctcagactcggattttgcagggaattatccagactccaagaagtcgacttgtggatatgtattcatgcttgcaggaggtgctattgcttggaaaaccatgaagcaaactcttgtttcaacctctactatgcaagctgaatttattgcagtatatgaaactgtgtgtgaaggactttggattaggaattttctcatgtagaccaaagtattgagtcacattgtggttggcacacttgtgatttattgtgacaatgaggctgcagttttctttagcaagaacagtaaaaggtcaaataattccaagcatattgatctaaagtattacagtgttagagaaagggtaaagcatggtgaaatagctgttttgagtattgacacaaattcatagctagcagatcctttcaccaaggcattgtcagtggcagcattccagaagtatacagcaagcattggagttttagctaatttagatgcttaggttcagtagagagttagtccagttggagcatttaaaattctacgggtttttgagttcttgtattttcagttgtgatcttttgactttatttatcacaacttatttgtaatggtaatttattattatcagtaaaattttgaggtatttccaaATATGTTTTTGCTGCAactttgttgttttattttggaaattatcatcttgttttgaatatcatacttgTTATCAGATGGCTGAAATCATGtaaagcatgatgttaaggttcaagcaataattttaagccatcagtgttcagtaaatttgcttgagtttctggtttaagaaacataaagtaggacctggtATATGCcttcttgttgatacacattagcaTATATCGTATCACTTCTGGATTAGTtaacatatgtggattgcaggagcttatgttgtggttttgaaactctgcgtttttgttaaaatgtatactgtttcttgctctgcataagtaattgtgatctgaccatgttggaatggatttatGATTCAAATTTGTTGTCTGGCGCGCACTACAGTAAGTTGAGTAGTTTCTAACATTTTCTGGTGCAAATTATCAAGCTTAATATGTgtcagtccaagggggagattgttagaatcaaacatggacttgtcacacattaacatatagtaaattgataattagcttaatgtcaaaagtagttcaacatggacacaaactgtaaatcaatattgtaacttaatgaaagagtgtatctattcattaaggtaagtaatcctattcttagtctgcaagaaagactacaatgaagtgttacattaggaatctaataaggaaacctaaaccaacaaggaatgctttaatgggaagtttcttgaggtttaagtctcctatatatatacagatgaattggtccctgattactaccacgttttgcatattgttctgtccattgagaagcaagttggtacgtaacagaagaccatattcaCTGATCGAGTTAAGCAAGATTAATGCAAttgttatttaaaaaaaaagaaaaaagattaatgcaattttggaaaaatttcagtCCTTACTTCATAGTAGAGTAGTAGAgatgaaatttcatttttttgattTTTAACAAATACGCCGTGTAATTAGGATATTAAAAGGTACGCGTAGAGACCACTAAATTGCTCAGAAAAAACGCAATACAGACAATTAATACGCGTATATTATACGCTTCACGTATCTTATATAttcgaaaatcaaaacaaacgCTTGGCTTCACTCTCTCTGATCATTTCTCTCTATCTCGACCTCACCAACTCTTTCgctctctccatctccatcatgGCAAAGCTCTCTGATTCCCGCAATTCCAACCGTTCCGATCGCCGGAACAAATACCTGAAGCCGAATCTGGGTGGCCGGAAATTGGGTCCTCGGAAATTGGCGACGCTATTCCAGGGTTTGGGGCTCCAAGACAAAACCCCTTCTTCTTTCATGTTATCGCCTATGTCAGCAAAGAGTCCAAGCCCTAACCCTAGATCTGGAATCCCGAGCGCACCTCCTACTCCCAATGCACCGGCGAGGCATggtctccggccaccatctcgcCTCCGTGGCTCGGATATGCGGCAGGTTACGGCTGTTCTCTTTCAGAGTCAGATTTCTCTTTGCAATTTTAAGCCTTTGGCTAAAGTTTTGTTCTTCGAGGAAGAGGTGTCTCAGGCGCGTGTTTTGTTTAGTGGGTTAAGCCTAGATTCGTGATGGGTCCATTGCTATTCTTGATTGTGTTGTTCTTGGTGAATGAAATTAAaccagtcaaaaaaaaaaaaagttaaaattaATGCTTTGGGTAGTTGTGTTTATGGGTTTTAAAGTCTTTAGGGGATCCAAATGTCTCTGTGTTGTTGTGGTCTGGATAGGGAGTATGCAGTTTTAGGAAGTCTTATGTGAATTAGGTGGCAAAAGAATTATGATCCTGACCTTCTAATGGCAATGTCAATTTGAAAAGTGCCTGTCAGTGCTTTTTCTCTGGTAATGATTGTAATTGGCAATGGTGcttcgtatggagactcctaaAGTTTAGAATTTGTTCTTATGGATTGTTGTTGATGGCAGGCTTTTCGCCGATGAATGCAGAATGCATGAGAGGTATGGCAACCGCTGCACTCTTTGTTGTGCTGGGTGTACTAGCTGCTTTATATTGATTATCTTTTCAAAGGATGCAGTGCATCCATGAAAATTTGGGATGCTCTCTCTATGACTGTGAGTTCTATTCCTCCTTTTctatgatttttattgattggCTGCTTTTAAACTTGAAATCCAATACCATTCTGCATTTTGGTGTTCCTTGGCAATGCCTTTTTGCTGCTTAGCATTTAAGGAAATGCTGATGCaagatttttttgggtaatgattttcatgtggaaGCCTAGGACAATTTGCAGATAAGTTTGTGGTTACTATGAAGCCAATAAGGCTGTGAATGCAAAATTTGCTAGAAATGTTGTGCAGCTTAGTTGGAGTTTTCCTGCAAAGGATTGGTGGCAGAGACTCTCTGCTTCTGGTGTATTACGGAGTGATTGTAGTTTTTCATTGAAGGGGAATCTCTGCCATGCTTGGAGTTGGTCAAGATTTGGATGCAGATCTTTGGGGACTTTTAAAGAGATTGGGATTGGATTGGGTTACAGGTCTCAGCTCGACTCCAACCTATTCACATGCTTCATCAGAGGATTTGCTATACATAACCAAAAAAGCTTGGAGACAACTTGGCTGGTTGCAGATTTTTCAATGTCCCTATTTCTCTTAGAAAGTGATTTCTCCAGGTCTGCTGATATTAGTTAGGTTCTTCTTATCTTTTGGCCTCTGCGAACCCATATATTTTCTCATGTATTGGTAATAGTAGTTTTCTTGGCTATCTGTACTACAGTAGTTATAGTAGTCATATATGTAAACAGCTTCAACCTTATAATATTATTTCCTTTTTCTGAATTCTGAAAGAAGTTATCTTAACACTATACTTTTTTGCGTTTTGTTTGTTATACTGAACAGAACAGATTAGAGAGATAGATAAAACCAAAAAGACCAAAGAGGAAAACTGAACCagcaaagcaaagaaaaattaatgCTGACAATTCTAAGAACAAAACCAAACAGGGTCAATAAGACGGAGCAAAATAAGGACTAATGCACGGTTGCACTGTTGCAAAACGAGCATCGCAACATTCCTTCGTAGTTTATACATAAATCGATGAGAACTGGAATGGTCCTTTTGAAGTTAAACGTCAAACTGCAATGGCTAGCTTTTCCAAACTAGTATCATGAATTGGTGGCATCATAAGAAGGTCGTCCATTTGAAAAAAGTAGAGATTCAACAACTCACCAATCCCATATCACCTCCAGATTTTGATGTCAATGTCAATGGAACATGACTTTGTTAAAAATCATAAAACCAATCAAATGAAGTCATCACCATAAATGACCTTCCATGTAATTGCCTCTAGATTATGTTACTACGCTTACTTTGGTAAAAATCATAAAACAAAGCAAACGAATttcatttgcttttttttttttctgccttTTGATGTTAttacttttacttttttctTGGGTGAGTGTGAATAGAAAAGATAAAGAGGGCTCCTTTTGCTACATTTGATAGTAGCCATGAGTCGTAAAGTAGTAAAGCAATCGAGTTAGGATTCCAtgtctcataaaaaaaaagttaggaTTCCATGCTTAAAAAACTatgaactcaaaaaaaaaatgaaggaccactatgccaataacctcatcagacgacagagctcagacgacagacaagttgatttctgtcgtctgatatattttaacgacagacaatgaaaaaactgttgtctgaatatagcaaCATACCATGGTAAGTTAGTTTTGAGAATTAGATTTGTCTTGACACAACATTTATCTGTCGTCTAATCAAAGGAGATAAATTTGATTTCAGCTCATGTCGTACCTGTTTATTCTATTTTTTGTTCAGACgacatttatctgtcgtctCATCAAAGGAGATAAATTGACCTTGAATTTTgtcttggctttttttttttgggcacaACGTGAAGCGATATATGCAGAATTTTAAAGTCATTTCTCTGTCCCCGACAAATTTATCAAACTCGATCTAAACCTTTCCCAGCTTCTTCTTACACAACACTACCTTCTCTCACCCAAATTGAACCCAAGTTCGTGCCGCCAAATCGAAGTTCTCACCCAAATCAAAAATCCAACTGAATCAAAACCTAACCCTCCGATTCATACCCCTCTTCGAGAAAGAAAGGAAACCTTAATCTGCATCTGATCCAGACTTTGTTTCAAAACCTAACCCTCCAATTCATACCCCTCTTCGCGAAATCATCCAAACCTCATTGCTCATTTCATGGGTGTCAATCAGTAGTTCTTTATCTATGCTAGTAAGCCCTTAgattctgggttttggttttggggattTAGGGCTTTAATAGGAAATTTCCTTTgaatcttgattttttttttttctgggttatATTCGAATTGGGGATGGAAGGTTAACAAAGCAGATAtaagtgttagggttttttattGAAGTCGAATTTGGTGTTAAACGTCTGTTTAGAAATTAGGATTGCTTGTGTTATATCAGTAAATATGCATAGAATCAACTTTGAATTGCAGTATTAGATTTGCACTTGTTCTTCCTCTTTTGCAAGCTTTTCTTTATTACTATTAATTAGACCTTCATAGACCACTTTCATGAACATAGGTCTTTGCacttgttcttccttactttgAGATTTCGTGTAATGGCTTTGTATTTGTATTGTTTTGCTGGTATATTTTTGTGTGGCTTTCAGATTTCGTTTTAGTTTGATGCTACCTAAACAAGGTACCCTATTGCGTTAAGCACTCTGAAACACTGCAGCGATTTTTggatgagattttttttttttggtttgattaCAGTTTAAAGGTGGGATTTTGATTTATGTAGAAAGAGGAGAAAAAGCGATTTTGAAATAATAGCTAAGAATGGTGTTAATGGGTTTTAGTCCTCTGTTCATCATTTGCATTATAAGGATGGCCTCAGTTAGTGTTACTCTTGTCTTTTGGAGCTCAAGTAGGTGATATTGTGTTTGGGCTAATAGAGTTATGGATCTGGGAAGATGTTATTTTGTGTATGCCTTTGCTGCTTTAGACCCTATATCATTAAACTATGGACCTTCTGGTCTGCTATCAACCTTTGTGCATGATGTGGTAATTGCTATGAACCTTTCATATTGTACGCTCCAGACCTTAATGATCTCTATTTTAACCAGATTATAATACGAAAGGTGCCTTTtgtcttttcaattttcacGGTTTATTGGGATATTGTCATCTATTTTTCCTGTACATGACTGTTGAAATATAAGATTAGTGTTTTGACAAGAACCCGCATCTGAAAAACTAGTCTTTATAATTCTCCTGTTGCTGTCTTCCTCAATTATAGCTCTTTGCTATTATCTGTTTAAAAcacaattttaattttgtgtaaATGGACATTCTTGAGAGTGAAATTTGTGATAGTTAATGGTTTCAAGTGCGTAATTGACCGAGTGTAATGTCTATGATTTCTAATTACTTTGTTTCTCTGCCAGTAGCCGAAGCAAATCCATGAGATCAAGGATTTCCTCCTGACTGCAAGAAGGAAGGATGCCCGTtctgtgaaaatcaagaagatgaAGGACGCAATCAAGTTCAAGGTTTGATGCAACCTTTTCTTTATTACTATTAAGGAAGCTTTTGCAACTCGTATTTCTAGATCTGCTGACCTTTACAAAGTAAGCATGGCTGTTTCATAAATTATTGTTGAATAGTGACTATTACCCTTAATTTCATTTCGTGTTTTATGACTGTCAAACTTGTTAAGCTATCTTGACTAAAACTGGCAGAACACCAGATACCCCTCTTTACTAGGATGCTTTTATAGAGATGCACCCTCATGCTCATGCTTAACATTATTGACCGTGTATTTTTCTCTTCTAGTTTCTATAGGACCCCTAAATATAATGTTTAAAGTTTCTCTTTGTATAATTGAAGGAAGTAGGTACCAATGCTGCAACCTAGAATTagtaatattatttcttttatctATGATGCTACCTATCAATTTCATAACGTCGATGTTGGATTATTCTACCTGAGAAAGTGTTGGCTTCTCTATTGTTATGGATTTTCCTTCTATGAAACTTAATGAACTATAGCTTTGTACTGTGTATATGTTTGCTTAATGTCACTTGTCTTTGTTATGTGTTCACTTTCGGTTTCGCTAATGATATTTATTCTCTTTTGTATTACCTCTTTTTCAGCAGTGCATGGGAATTTGCCTTCTCAAAGCCAGTTAGCGGATTAGGAATTCGTTGTTACTCTGCATTCAACTGTACCAAAGGGGATTTTGGTGAGCttgtctttctttgtttttgtagaAATTATGAGACTATTTTGGAAAAGAATTTAAACTATTTTCTGTGAATAAC contains these protein-coding regions:
- the LOC112180303 gene encoding uncharacterized protein LOC112180303, whose translation is MAKLSDSRNSNRSDRRNKYLKPNLGGRKLGPRKLATLFQGLGLQDKTPSSFMLSPMSAKSPSPNPRSGIPSAPPTPNAPARHGLRPPSRLRGSDMRQAFRR